The following nucleotide sequence is from Pararge aegeria chromosome 13, ilParAegt1.1, whole genome shotgun sequence.
CCCTAACATACTTAGACACAATATTTCCTCTACGAAGACATCACAgtcaaatgatattttaaattatacttattcaataccatcgcctatgaaccaAATCATTCTACAACAGTTCATTTCTATATACAAAGTTCCAACTATTTGGAGTATCAACATCTGTTCCATGCAACATGGAAATACAGGCCCTTAGCTATCGAATACTGTTTCTATCTCTACCTATGAATGGACTGGACTCGTGGTTATTTTTTTCTAGATTCCCCGATAAGGTCGGGTCAGGTCGACTTCTCTTGAAAAATCCTAGTTTCCATAACGCgattataagtaaaataagcACTATTAGTCCTACTATTACAGAAACTATTATCACCCATAACGGCACGTCTGAGGGTTCACTTATCTTCAAATCTGGATACGCAACCGTCACCacctgaaataataaaacaattgattttaaatttataaagcttCAAACATTAGGTCCAGgctaaattttttattacgaAAACTGTTAATTTTATGATTCGAGGGTTGCTGTGTGCGTTTAACCAATGGACATCTTCTCAAAATCCCTACAAAGAGATTACATCAGTCacacagctttttgtgacggtgctCGTCCGGAGAATAACTACtgccatgtttatttgcaaAGCAGCATCGTTGTAATGCTGCGTTGCTGGTGTTATTACTGACACATGGGGGCTTAACACCCACACCTCTGATTGATAGACAGAAGTTGTAGCACGTGTCCCTGACATACCCTACGAAGTTTTGCTATGTTTTCCCAGTTCTTGTGTCCCATCACATCCTGCAAATtctttcactttgactttgactatcaaGGTGTAAAATCGGAACATTACGCAATGTTTTGCTAAACTTAACAAAACAAGTTAAAGCGCGAGCCCCTTTCAAATCAATTTCCATAACAATTTTGCTGTTATGCCAGGTTTATTATTAAggctttttatataaatgtttgatttagataaatagatattagacattaaaaaaaaatactgaatattCGTACCGTAAAAGAATCATCGTCATGTGTCTTCTGGTGTATATTATAATGCTCCGGTATATGGATAGAGGCTGTAGAGGCAATGTTAACGTGGCTGACTCGGGGATAGTCCTCGACCAGGGTTGCGTTCCAGAGACGAGCCTTCACCGTGATTGTTGTGGCTTGCATACGACCCAGGCGGTAGATCACGCATTGAAACTGGATGCACTTTGCAGATTTCTTTTGACAGTTCTAAGATAAAAAAACGTGGgtgtacacgcgtaagaagttatatctaatttttatattctaaatttTATCTTACTGCTTATTCTACTTGtagagaaaaataaactaacaaacaatCTTTAAAACCAGCTAACCCGAATTAGAGTAGTGGGAATTTATGCTCTTAAAACTTATTCTTCTAatgcctatgcccagcagtgggacgttaataggatGATTATGACGATGTTGTCAGGTTTTGGAGTGCTCACGCGTCGTAACAAAAAGCCCATACAAAGCGTAACTTGGCGAATTTGTGgaattttatatgaattacTCCGTGTAAATTTGTCTGGTAGTCCAGGATGATAGCAAACAAATCTTAAGACTTACATCGTAGGGTCACGTAATGCGGAGGAAAGAACATAACGTTACCGGAAGAATGTTATGTATACGTGAGATAACAACGAAGTAGAGATGGATCAAAGAAAAGATGGATAGATTATTCCCTCTTTCTACTAAAGGAACTATGTCAAGCAGGAGTATGTTAATAGGGTCAAGAAGTTGATGATAAAGTAAATGATAAAGTTCTTTATacctttttatgtttgttaatgTAGATTTTTCCACTTAGCATTCTTTTCCAAATTTTAGTTAAGAAAATTATAGTTTCCGTCTAGCCAACTCACCATATTGACGACATGTTTTCGATGACCATCCTTATCAGTATAGGCTTCAGCTTTTATAATATCGTCTTCTCTTTTTCGTCTTACTTTGTTTTCGACACTACTACTATATCCAacaatattattagttattcttgaagagttatgtcctttttCACTCGAACTAACACTGAGTTTTCCAGTACTTAAGAATGGATCAATCTCAAGATTTTCAAGATAAGGCTCTGAAGAACCTGCTCGCGTTGTTAATTTAAGTGGGTTGATTTCGCTCTCAGATATAAAACATTCTCCATTTCTTTGATCTGTAAGAGAAAAAATAGTCAAGATGCGtcctaaattaaatttaatttctacgTGATATTGTAGATATCTCTCATGTTAATGTTTACTCGTATATATTATAGAAAGGTTGAAGTTTACTCGCGAGTTAAGCCGCAGGCATAGGGCGATTCACATAACGTTGTTTTCTTCTACTTGTTTTaatataggtaatatttattaaagttgtcttatattttattttgttttaaattatcattCCAAATCACCTGCTTCACCGTCGACTGTAGGTACATCTTCTGGGTATAGTAACCATTTCCCTTGAGAATTTTCGGATGCTACCTGATGAGGCCAGGCTATCAGCACCTGCACTGACGATACTCGCCACGGCCCCTCGTTAAATACCTGAAGATCAATGAATTAAACCGTTAAATTTTACACTTAACGCAATACCAGTTGGTTTaggaattaaattttgaaatcaaCAGCTGATATTgcttttgttaaattatataaaatatatcactGAGATTTACACTAGCTAAGGCTTTATAAATACCTGATACGTATGTATTACTCGAGTTCCAATATCATCGAAGTGATTCATGGCAGATTCCCCCTTCACTTCACCTCCATAGAATACTTGCTCGGGTCGTGCGGCACTGTAATTGTTTTGAATCTTgtcagtatttattattatcaaaagatTATTAACGTCTAAACTAAGAGTAACTGTaacatttatgttaaaatatagttaaagtttttattcttaatgATACTCTcgtaaagattgaaaaaaaactttttagatatatttaacTTAGCGACTATATGTATATGTTAATTTATGCTAATATATTGGCAAACGTAGGTAAACGAATTGTTACCTTTCCACATTGTATATCGATCACCTTTCATCGTcgtagattttattattataacctggtagtataagaagcggtgatagcccagcccCGACTAGGTTTAATTTCGGGGGACCGAATTCGAAAAAAAGAACGCACCTCTTACATTTCTAAGTTTACatgatttaagtaatttaaatatcgattgattcaacggtaaaggaaaacatcgtaaggaaacctgcatggctgaaagttctccataatgttctcaaaggcgtgtgaaggccaccaatccgcatcgggccaccgtggtggactactgcctaaaaactccttctcattgtcacacccgtgccctgtagtgggctggtaatgggttgatatgatgaagtaaGATTTGCAACCAATTTAATTATGATGGATAGTCTGCCTCTTACCCTTTGATCAATAGTTCAGCATTTTTTATCACCAGGGCTTCTACTTGTACAGGTTTCTTTCCTGGATGTTTTTCTTTTGAAGTGGAATTCGCCCAAACAGTGAAAATAACTGATGGTTCGTTATCTTCCAATGCCCTAGCGTCAAACCGCAACGTAACTGGAGGGCTGCCGGCTAATTGTCGCTTGAATGGATTCTCTAGGAGACAGGATACTGTTGTTTTGTTCACACTGGTGCAGATCATGTGCTTACCCTGGAATCATATCGTGAAATATGTTGTAATATGTTGATGAGCCTCTATATTTCGATATTAACGCCACTTTTTTGCTTTGGTTTTTTTGTCATTCGGCGGATATTTATcacacatattatatgtatgacaatttattttacagtaTAACGAGTAATATTAGAATTGTACACAATGGAAATTTGATATTCGACCACTATTACCTATTTGGTTAGGTAAtaaatagtaagtaaataaataatataaaagttaattcGTTTGTTAAGTCGATTTTTGTAGATAATTTCCGTTAActtgtaataataaagtaaagatAACAATGCTTGATAAAGCAAGAGTTTTGTGCAATAGTTGATAActgctaaaaaaatatcataataattgaccATACAGTAATTCGATCTCTCAGGTAACTATGAGTTCATTGTCCACAAACTTATGATGGGactagttgaataaaaaatggCAATATGTATCATATCACCCAATATGTATCAACTTTGGAATGTTTATTTAGGGATTAGAAAATCCAAGGAAAAGAAAAGTCAACttattaacttataaaataaaacagacgGTAAAAGAGCTACAGTGCTTTATCCACTTAGGTGTTCGTATTTATTGAAAACTTCTTACTGTACTGTTCGCAGCAATATAATGTAGACTAGCGTGATGTTGTACAAATAGTTGCGCCTCATATGCCGATTCTCCATGGTTATCCACTGATATTGAGAGTTTTATTTCCTCTTCTTGACCCAAAGTCAACACGTATGCTTTATCATCTTTGGCTGTAAGTATAATGTAATGTCCTCAGTAAATAGTTATTTTGCAGTGCTACTCTAAATGAAAAGTCGGTATTTATCTTAGGTATCATAGGTCGGCATTAAGATACACGGAGATCTTATAGTACATGGAAATCGTAAAGTAAAAGAAAAGTAAGAGCAAGAACTTTCTTAAATATGAacacaaagaaaatatttactgcAATACATTACTTTTCTCTAGCTGTAAAACTGGTTGAACAATTAAATCGCTGACGCAGACACCGTCAAGACCACAGTCGTTCAAAAAGTTTGCGCTAAATGCAGTTCTTGCGGTAGCATTCAACACTGGATAGTCGTCTATCCTGGGCAATTCGCCTGTTGTGGAATACTGTGGCTGAACTTGCACAATTTTGTAGGTCACTTGGAACTGCAAACAAAGTAAATGTAAATcgtaatttgatttatttcaaatattttctttcacctgtaCGCATATAGCTCTAAATAGTGGTTGAAAACAGCGTCATTCATCGTCAATAATATACAGTGACAATAATCCAAAGTAGGCTAGTGCACTGTATTAATTAAAACCTTAATCTTcagttaaaaagtaaattatgaCGAAAGATGATATAGATACATAAgttttacttactttaatagGCGTTTGTATGTCCCTGGTATTATTCTTCAAATAAACAGTGTGCTCTCTACAATCTTCGACATTTTTGCGgagatgaatttttttattgactatATTAGATTTTTCCGAATCAAAGAACACTCTAGAGTATTTTCTCCCACCAGGAAATGTTTCGGCTTCAATTATGTAATTGATTTCATGACTGTTACTTTGGGCAGATGCTACAACAGATTCGATAACACAACAAGCTTGAAAATGGAAGCAAGTATATATTGAAGTGGGATCTGTCTGACATCCTGGTTTCGTTGGATCAATGTTAATAGTACCATCAGATAGACGAATGGACGTTTTTATGTCGATTATTGGTTTCGTTCGAATAAGTGCGACGCTactctgtaaaataaaaaaaaacgttagttTCGTTATGAGGAAATCTACTTGTTATTGTTATGGATGGTTTAACTTTGCAGCAAAGATTTGTCAGAAAAAACTTACGTTTTCATAAGCGCCGACGAGTAAATCTGGATAACCGTTATCGTCAAGATCCATTCCACCAGAAAGAGAATAGCCAAATGTTCTAATGACTCTTGGCAAAGACTCGGCTTTTATAATTTGATCAGGCTTCGTTTTAAGACCATTCTTTCTATCACCCATGTGTATATATACTACACCATTGTCTTCGTAAGGACTTCCGATTGCCACATCTTCACAACCATCTTTGTTTAAATCGCCCGTATTTGCAATTGCGATACCAAACTGTGATTCAGGCTTGCCAGTCAACCTTATACTATAATTTTGAGGTAAATTGTGGTTCTTATtcagatataaataaacagCGCCACCGACATCTTTCGAGAAGTAAAAAGGTGCACCAACCAAAAGATCTGGTAACCTGGgagagaacattatgtatataAGTTACACAAACACTGTGATGTATAAGTTAATATAAGAAACTTTATTGTTCTTACCCGTCGCCATTGACGTCAGCCGCCGCAACTTCGTATCCAAAACTGGATCCAAATTGTTCACCATTGAGAATGAGTGTAAAGTTAAGGATGTCAACGTCAGTTCGAGTCCAATCGGCGATGACTCGTTTGCTGAATAGCACAACTTGCCCCGTGCCATGCGCTCGAGGTGCTCCTGCTGCGTACGAGGGTTCGGATCCAAAAAAACTTGCTCCGGATACTGACATTCCTAAGAACACAATTCATTGAAATCAGATTAAATTTAAAGACATTAGGAAGGAACTACGAACGCTTGGATATAGTTTCTTCGTCATAATCATCTTCAGCCTTCTCTTTTAAGGGAAGAGGGATTTAGAACCAACAACCCTGTGACCCTCAACGCTGCTCTAATTCGGGCAAGCAGGCTTAGAATACGCCAGTTTCCAATTGTTACTGAGACTTCCTCGCCGAAAATATcctatatctaaaaaaaattggcctTGGAATTGAACCGACCAACACATTCCCATGCTTTCGTGATCGTCTGTTTCAATTatgaattcaatattaattgtaacaaaGATAATTTCCACCAATATGGAAATCATGACTGAATTCTTACCGAGATAACTATACTTTTCAACTGGGCTAGCACCGTCTTCAACTGGAGCCATATAAACAACATGATCTCGCTCTAATAGATCATCATTTGTATCCTGGGTAAATATAGTCCCTCTCCATGTATACGGTCCAGGGCTTCCTAAAACTAACGTGTCATCTTCAAGGAGTGAACTGCTTGTACCGACTTGACAAAATCCAAATTCCTCGTGTTCTCtggaattataatataaaaaaaaattacccaaaaaattatacaattacttttaaattaactttaaagaACTAATACtcttatacataaaaacaatatataagtTGCGTCAAAGTATTTTAAGAAAACCAAACTACCTTCTTTGATCCATGCATGAGAAAAAAAGGAGTGTACATCTTCATTTTTGAATTGGTTTAAACCCTACTGTtaattttttgcaaaaataattcaaatatttagaATAAGGTATTCCTTATTCTGAATacatatttgaattattttaagcaTAATATAGGGAACTCTTTTATCAAGAATTGCTTCTATATCTGAGTAAAAGTAATATGTGTAAAGACGGGTCAGCATTTATCTTGGATAAAATGACCAAGTAAAATTGTTTTACCGAAAAGTATTCTTCTACGTCTTCAATGGTACAAAATAAAGTTACGTACCAACGTTAGTTAAGTTACGTAACTATATAGCCAAATAAAACACAAATCGAGATAAAAAAGAATTACGTTACCTTTGCACAGAACGACCTCGGCATGGCTCCCATACGTCAGCCAGTTGGAGGTCATTAAACAGTGTGTAACAAAGCCCTTGTCCAAACTGTGACTCCCCAGATTTCCGGATATATCTGTAAAAATATAGACCTTGCTGTATACAACGAATGATTTTcattgaataatattaaaactgctATTGAGTTAGTAACTGCTTCTAAAGACTGTGACTCAGTGTTATTAccctattatttttactataaaacaatattacctGTGTGCACATACAACAGCTTTCTTTCCAGCACCTTGGCTCCGAACAGAAACTCCTAGCCACTGTCCGTTCTTGATTTCATCAGAATGGGGCCCAGTCAGATGGGCAGAATCAATACCTAAACACAATTGGTTATCTTTATTACAATGGAAAGTATTGAAATAAGCACGCAAATAAACAAGCTGAGAAACATGTGTCAGCAAGTTCTTCTGGAGGCAATTCATTCAGCCAAATATCCTTTTaatgtattagtattttttcAGAAGTTAAATTATTCTTGACAAACAACTTTCATAAGCACAAAACAACTAAATTAGAcacaaatatcaaaatttattaaatgtaagtcatcgagttaaatttaaacccaaaacattatttttatatttaaatatttcactaAACGCATTCataacatacgagtacattGATAGTATCATAACTgaaatttatgtaaaacaaaaGCAATCAGTAAAGGAGTATAGACAAATATTGCTTttgtttcaaatatatatagaaatggTAAGAAACCCAAGATCAATCCAAGTTGTGAATCGTTGGCAAATGCAAAGCATTGCAACCAGGCGTGTATGATGCAAGATAAGAATATCTTATTACCGTGTGGCAAATTACAGAAAACTTTGcagtaaataaaacagaaatcgTGTTTCATGTTGCATACACATTATGTGAAAGTCTTATTATAGTTCTCATCCTTGATAAAAAGTAAAACATGCTTATACGTCGGAGTTTCGTAACAAGAGCAAATACTTTTTGCGAAGCTATGGACACTCAGAtggttatttatgtaaataatgtaaatatcaaTCAAAACTGTCACGAAAATATTGTAGTTATTTAAGTGCAGTGAgttatataagtttttaattgttattatgcAAAATGGGTATTCGCTTTATATACAAATCACATTGACGATATATAGAAAACTCCTAAAAAGCTAAAGTTATTGTACAATGTGACGATTTTCTTCTGTGACctgtaattaatttatcatgAGCGTACGgtgttttttatcattattggtTTGTGTGGTCTCAGGTTAATGGTCATTATTGAATACTACTTTGTTAATTTTGAGCTGATAAAATTAATCAATGGCCGATCCGTTAATTCACCAGAAGACACCAATTATTAcgtttaaatttaaagatgacTAAACTGTTACACTATGTACTGATGTTATTCGTCCCAGAGTTATGTTTGCTAAGTATTACTTTGTTAGACGATTTGATTTTGAAAAACCAGACATACAGTGGTTTTCGCAGTTagacagtttattttttaaataggttttctaatattacaattacagttatgagattaatatttttaaccagTCACCTTATTATGGGTTAAAAGTTATTTGATATAGATTTCATTGTTAAGACCCTGAAAATTGTCGGAACAACCTAATAATATacatgttctttttttaatgacTAACATCGAAAGCTCATCTATATACAAATGCtcaaataagattttaaaataataactaaaagtatatAACTAAACTCTACGTATAGGTGTAATCGAAATAAAGTAATTACTACTCATAAAGCAAATTTATAGACAATTTTCGTAGTTTcgtgaacaataaataatgattattaaattttatcatatacagTGCTGGCAAGCTGTGAGTGGGTGCTTTTGCAAGCAGTTAGTGCTGATTCATGTAATTCGATTTggaattcattttcatttacatgCGTAAAACTATATTCGTCACATTAGTGTGATATTAAGGCGCAGAAAATTAATTCCAAGTCATAAATAatggtttatataaataatgtctGATTCATTCGGTTAGAACATGCTTTAAATATTTCTTCAGGGCATAGCTGGAACTTAGTACAGTCGGCAATTAGTATCAAAGTAAAATACAGCGATTAGTGATTATTAGTCAAGGAGCGAATGATTAAATGTAAAAGGAGGTTGAGACCACAGCTCACTTACTCGTGTTTATCTTGCCGTACTTCGCTGTTTGGGGCACCACCGACAAAAGACAATATAtcattaaaacttataatgacattaaattcgTTCCAGCATTTCCTTGCTACAAATAATGCTTCAGGTGTTTTGTGTTTTGTAACTACTAAAATACTTATTGTGTAACCTACTTTATGCTCTATTAcgtgtattaatttattctaaaaaagTGATGCTACTGTATCTTACGTTaagatattttactaatttacaCCTACATGTGAATTAAATGCTTGAAATTTACAACGCAACTCgtgtttttatctttattatatggATCAAGAAATGAAACGGGttgtaacttcaaaaaatattattcaaagaaCACTATACAAGCTCTATACTTtcttttaaccttttttttgtgtaaatactTCAGTAGTACACTAAATAGTACACGGTACCACTAACACCAGTTTAAAAAACACTTCTTTTTCCATCAACAATCAATTACTATTCTATtgctttatatttcttttttatattaattatagacTAAAGCTTTTTGAATGTCTCCCTAAAAACCtgtatatatcttttttaaatatctgtattttattgtCTTCTTACTTCTTTTTCCATCGGTGACGATTTGCTCGCAGTCTTCTGGGGAAGGGCTGACACGACATTTCCACAGCGCTCCGGATTTCGACGTATTAGGTTGTAAGTTTTGACCAAGGGGTGCGCCAACAAGCAACCtgcaaaaacagaaacatgttGAAATCAGAAGGGGAATATCGATGGATCGGTTTGCAACAACTACATACGGTTTATACTTTAGACGTAATTAAGTGATTAACAAAAAAGTAACCTAATGCCAAGTGCCTCAAACACAGGAGAGACATATCTAAAATTTGGTACTAGTAGGTAAAACTGGTCATTGCTTCGCAATATGAACATCGCGTAGCTTTTCCGGCTTGCTAAATGTGATTTTACTACACTATGATTGTTTAAAAATCGTAAGTTGCTTCATCATTGAAGGATAAAGcaacatataaataaacgtcgtattaaaaaaaagtcattttaGCAGGTAATAACGGAATTGCTTtgaatctattttattttttgaataaatgcaGGCGAACAAATCTATATCTTTCCCAGTAACATCACGTCGTTCCGTTGATCAGCTGCGTGACAGGAGGTTACACCAAAAAAAACctgtatgtgtattttattatataagtagagACAGAATAAagatcctatattatttctgctTTTAACTTTCAAATATGAAGTTTgtacatataattatattgcTCCGGCAAAGTATATAAAAGTAACgaggaatattattttgttacgctCACGGGTGCATCATTACGTGATTATTGTGGTCATAAAGCCGTGGAACATGCTGGGGTCCGACCCGTGGTCTATAGTAAATTATAACGTAGCccctaattatttataaacagatCCTAGATAACGCGTCATCATAGATAATAGCGAGAAGCAAATTTGttctttaatttgaattatctcGTTATTGCATACCATACGAGACTTTTTTAGATTTAGAGGCAGATTGATATTGCCTTATAAATGTAGttaacaataacaatttattgttataatagaACTAGAGCATTACCGTGATCTTATTTTGAAAACCTTAATCTAAacagtattcagtatagcttgTAAAATCATTCCTTTATTCACAGTGATTTATTACGGACGCAAGATCAACACAAGAAGTTGAATAATGATACgtttttatcataattcaacTTCCGTTGTCTCTTGTGAGATGAAAGGAATAATTTTTACTATGCGATTTTTACTCTttgagtaaaatttaaatactttctGGAATTAGgtttattctaattatttgGTGGCTGCACTTAATTGGTgaactaaaaaaatcaaatcttttcatattttggaaatttcaaacatttttatctgCAAAGAGTTAATTGTACTGGTAGATTTAGTGAAGACATCCTAAGGAACATTTATCTAGTTTGTAGctttattctataaataaaaagtgcgtAGTAAGAAAAAGACTAATAAAGTTCAGAGTGCGTAAATAGTTTAATCATTTCTAAGAAACAAGCTGAAAAATCGATAAAAGCGAATCAGTTATGCGGCACGCGTCCTATTATTCGATATCAAATAACCCAACCCGTATTCAATTTACCATTGGTTACGGAGAGCGGGCCCTATGACTCTACCGCATAACCTTTgcatttaaattaacataaatcaCTTACTACGTCATTAGTCTACTTATACTTTGACTAACGGTTACGAtacgatattaataaataactattgttttTCTACAGTAGTTTGTATGAGGTTTCTAAACATCGTTATACTAATATATCGTTGCAACAAATGATTTCAGTGCAAAGAGAATAAGTGCCTTTACCTAATGttgcagtaaatttataaagtgggtaaacaattaaactttgattaacaaccaatgttcatgacattgagttggtgggtattttgatataaatacgactgcattatcgatgcaccgcagtcctacattgACTCGAACATCTAGGCATCTCTAGTCAGGTGTTAGTTGCCTCTCGCTATACCTTTATTGTTTGAGAACTGGCGTTACAGACTTAAGGTTCCAAAAGTGCCTGTATTTTTGACACCTCACAAATTTTAGGATAATTTAAGATGAGGTTatctaaaaattgaaaattacctATTCAGTGATACTACTAGTTTAAACAAACATTCAAATAGGAAAAACTTTGATACTGCCATTATTGTCGATTAAAGTATATTCTATTTCACATTTTTGAAACTTAACGTTAAAATCAATCTAAAAGAAATTCAATACTAATAGACATTAACTCCTCATTTTATTTCCGAACACGATTGTGTTCCAATTCCGAGAGTGCACATCAAATTTTATTGTGTATTTCTGATTTATCATTATCATGCAGCCATTGTTCGTGATCTCTGTATTCTGTACAATTCAGTGCCCTTAGTAAGAGATAGTGCTTTTCGGAAGGGTCGATAGTTGTCAAGTAGAGAGACGTTCTAGCCAGAAAACTTTGTAGCCCTTCTCTAAGTACCTACCCAAAGTAGGTTTTGCTCGCGCGAATTGTTTAGATTGAGCAAAGTTAAAGTTAATATGGATATGGAGTgcagaaatgtttttattatacaacTGTAATAGGAGAGTAATGTTTGCACATTTATGATATGTCTGTATGTGAGTTTCTTTATTCCACCACAATTTCTTAACTCTAACAGATTTACAGATTTGGAAGTGGGAGGTATCATTACAATCCTTGTCATTCTGAGTGGCAAAATAGTTTAAAGGTACGATTTGCTAAAGTAAAAAATTCGGCaaaattactatttaataaaattaaaaaaaacactaatttaTCTTTATAGTGCTAAGAGTCTGTGGTCAAACagagtaaagatttttttttgttttctcaaCAGATAATAACGAACATGCTGCTGAATGGGCTGttaattttgtgtaaaattacaacttaaataaattacgaaTTAAGCTTGAAACAATACTGCGCGAATCTAGATAACAAGACCAGGAAAATTGGCCTCGAAAAATATCAACTATTGCTAGGTGTACAATCTCGTACTAAATGTACAGACACCCACATGTGAAAGTCAACGAACTTTCGTTGAAGGGCTATAGAAAATACGGATACACAATTAAGCCCTCATTGTTTTGCCTAGTTGCGACATTGTTTTATCTAAAAAACTTATGTTAAAAGCGTCTAAAAAGTCGGCCGGCCCAGAGTTAAACGAATTGTCTGATTACATTATAGTATACAGGCTGGGTGTGTTTAAAAGCAAGTTCTATGCATTGCGTGACTGATGTAAGAGATAGAGACACGCAACTAAAGCAAATGACAAGACTAGAAAACGATTCATTTAAGTGTATTTCACCTCGTAGAGAAGTCTAGGAGGAAGAAAATGTAAGTAAGGGGAAGTTTATCTTGCTATATTTTGATTAATTCGTGTAAACTAATCGATGTTTATCAGATTCAATTTGGCATTTAATTTT
It contains:
- the LOC120628586 gene encoding integrin alpha-PS1 isoform X2, with the translated sequence MAAKIDFSSVIFLCILYCVTSFNLEPRIPVIKFGEPGSYFGFSVAEHLTVGSNGENISWLLVGAPLGQNLQPNTSKSGALWKCRVSPSPEDCEQIVTDGKRSIDSAHLTGPHSDEIKNGQWLGVSVRSQGAGKKAVVCAHRYIRKSGESQFGQGLCYTLFNDLQLADVWEPCRGRSVQREHEEFGFCQVGTSSSLLEDDTLVLGSPGPYTWRGTIFTQDTNDDLLERDHVVYMAPVEDGASPVEKYSYLGMSVSGASFFGSEPSYAAGAPRAHGTGQVVLFSKRVIADWTRTDVDILNFTLILNGEQFGSSFGYEVAAADVNGDGLPDLLVGAPFYFSKDVGGAVYLYLNKNHNLPQNYSIRLTGKPESQFGIAIANTGDLNKDGCEDVAIGSPYEDNGVVYIHMGDRKNGLKTKPDQIIKAESLPRVIRTFGYSLSGGMDLDDNGYPDLLVGAYENSSVALIRTKPIIDIKTSIRLSDGTINIDPTKPGCQTDPTSIYTCFHFQACCVIESVVASAQSNSHEINYIIEAETFPGGRKYSRVFFDSEKSNIVNKKIHLRKNVEDCREHTVYLKNNTRDIQTPIKFQVTYKIVQVQPQYSTTGELPRIDDYPVLNATARTAFSANFLNDCGLDGVCVSDLIVQPVLQLEKTKDDKAYVLTLGQEEEIKLSISVDNHGESAYEAQLFVQHHASLHYIAANSTGKHMICTSVNKTTVSCLLENPFKRQLAGSPPVTLRFDARALEDNEPSVIFTVWANSTSKEKHPGKKPVQVEALVIKNAELLIKGAARPEQVFYGGEVKGESAMNHFDDIGTRVIHTYQVFNEGPWRVSSVQVLIAWPHQVASENSQGKWLLYPEDVPTVDGEADQRNGECFISESEINPLKLTTRAGSSEPYLENLEIDPFLSTGKLSVSSSEKGHNSSRITNNIVGYSSSVENKVRRKREDDIIKAEAYTDKDGHRKHVVNMNCQKKSAKCIQFQCVIYRLGRMQATTITVKARLWNATLVEDYPRVSHVNIASTASIHIPEHYNIHQKTHDDDSFTVVTVAYPDLKISEPSDVPLWVIIVSVIVGLIVLILLIIALWKLGFFKRSRPDPTLSGNLEKNNHESSPFIGRDRNSIR
- the LOC120628586 gene encoding integrin alpha-PS1 isoform X1; translated protein: MAAKIDFSSVIFLCILYCVTSFNLEPRIPVIKFGEPGSYFGFSVAEHLTVGSNGENISWLLVGAPLGQNLQPNTSKSGALWKCRVSPSPEDCEQIVTDGKRTKYGKINTSIDSAHLTGPHSDEIKNGQWLGVSVRSQGAGKKAVVCAHRYIRKSGESQFGQGLCYTLFNDLQLADVWEPCRGRSVQREHEEFGFCQVGTSSSLLEDDTLVLGSPGPYTWRGTIFTQDTNDDLLERDHVVYMAPVEDGASPVEKYSYLGMSVSGASFFGSEPSYAAGAPRAHGTGQVVLFSKRVIADWTRTDVDILNFTLILNGEQFGSSFGYEVAAADVNGDGLPDLLVGAPFYFSKDVGGAVYLYLNKNHNLPQNYSIRLTGKPESQFGIAIANTGDLNKDGCEDVAIGSPYEDNGVVYIHMGDRKNGLKTKPDQIIKAESLPRVIRTFGYSLSGGMDLDDNGYPDLLVGAYENSSVALIRTKPIIDIKTSIRLSDGTINIDPTKPGCQTDPTSIYTCFHFQACCVIESVVASAQSNSHEINYIIEAETFPGGRKYSRVFFDSEKSNIVNKKIHLRKNVEDCREHTVYLKNNTRDIQTPIKFQVTYKIVQVQPQYSTTGELPRIDDYPVLNATARTAFSANFLNDCGLDGVCVSDLIVQPVLQLEKTKDDKAYVLTLGQEEEIKLSISVDNHGESAYEAQLFVQHHASLHYIAANSTGKHMICTSVNKTTVSCLLENPFKRQLAGSPPVTLRFDARALEDNEPSVIFTVWANSTSKEKHPGKKPVQVEALVIKNAELLIKGAARPEQVFYGGEVKGESAMNHFDDIGTRVIHTYQVFNEGPWRVSSVQVLIAWPHQVASENSQGKWLLYPEDVPTVDGEADQRNGECFISESEINPLKLTTRAGSSEPYLENLEIDPFLSTGKLSVSSSEKGHNSSRITNNIVGYSSSVENKVRRKREDDIIKAEAYTDKDGHRKHVVNMNCQKKSAKCIQFQCVIYRLGRMQATTITVKARLWNATLVEDYPRVSHVNIASTASIHIPEHYNIHQKTHDDDSFTVVTVAYPDLKISEPSDVPLWVIIVSVIVGLIVLILLIIALWKLGFFKRSRPDPTLSGNLEKNNHESSPFIGRDRNSIR